A window of Micromonospora eburnea genomic DNA:
ACAGGCGCCATGACCAGCCCTGAACAGCCCACCGCCGTGCTCCCGGGCGAGGTACGGATGCCGCTGCTCGGCTTCGGCACCTGGCAGGCCACCGGCGAGGCCGGGTACGACGCGGTGCTCGCCGCCCTCGACGCCGGCTACCGGCACATCGACACCGCCACCATGTACGGCAACGAGCGGGAGGTCGGCCGGGCGGTCAAGGAGAGCGGACTACGCCGGGAGGACGTCTTCATCACCACGAAGCTGCCGCCCGAGGCGGTGGGCCGGGAGCGGGAGACCATCGAGGCGAGCCTGGCCGCCCTGGACACCGACTACGTCGACCTCTGGCTCATCCACTGGCCGCCGACCTCGCCGGGCGAGGGCATCCCGGTCTGGCGGGAACTGCTCGCCGCCCGCGACGAGAACATGGCCCGGGCCGTCGGGGTGAGCAACCACAGCATCGACCAGATCGACGAGCTGATCCAGGCCACCGAGGAGAATCCGGCGGTCAACCAGATCCGGTGGAACCCGACGCTGTACGACCGGCACGTGCTCGCCGCGCACCGGGACCGCGGCGTGGTGCTGGAGGGCTACAGCCCGCTCAGGGACACCGACCTGTCCGATCCGGTGCTGGTCCGGATCGCCGCGGCGCACAACGCCTCGCCCGCGCAGGTGGTGCTCCGCTGGCACATCGACCACGAGATCGTGGTGATCCCGAAGTCGGTCCACCCGGATCGGATCCGGGCCAACGCCGACGTCTTCCGCTTCTCGCTCAGTGCCGAGGAGATGCGCGACATCGACGCCCTCGGCACCTGACCCGCCCGGACGACCGGGCCGGTTCTGGTTGGGGCGCGGAAACGGGTGCGGTCGATTGACCACGCCCGTTCCGTTCGTCCGGCGTCAGGCCCGGGAGCAGGCCGTTCCGTTGAGCGAGAAGCTGGTCGGTGACGAGTACGTGCCGCTCAGCGTGCCCTGGTAGCCGAAGGCCGTCGAGGCGCCTGGCGTGAGGGTGCCGTTGTGGCTGACGTTCTTGGCGGTCACCGCGGAGCCGCTCTGGGTGACGGTGGCGTTCCACGAGCTGGTGATCTGCTGTCCGCTCGGCAGGTTGTAGGTGAGCGTCCAGCCGTTGATCGTGGACGAGCCGTTGTTGGTGATCTGCACGTCGGCGGTGAAGCCGTTGTTCCAGGAGTTCGGGGTGTACTTCACCGTGCAGCCGCCGGTCGGCGGGGGCGTGGTCGGGGGCGCGGTGGTCGGCGGGGCCGTCGTCGGCGGGGTGCCACCGGTGTTGACGCTCTGCGAGAAGGAGGTCACCGCCAGGCCCACGCCGCCCTGCCACGGCTCGAAGCCGGCCTGGATGCTGGTCAGGTACCAGTCGGTGGTGATCGCGCCGCGGCTACGGGTGTCGTTGATGAACGTCATGGCGTCGAAGCTCAGGCTGGGGATCGCCGACGACGACACGTACGAGATGACGTTGTTGGAGCCGTTGCTGCCGCGCCAGACCTCCCAGCTGCGTCCGGCGAGGTTGGCGGTGCCCACCACGGAGCCGATCGGCTGGATCGGGCCCTGCCGGTTGAACCAGATCATGATCTCCATCTGGTTCACCCCGTCCTTCTTGGGGCTGGGGTCGAGCCAGATGTCGTACGCGGCGTCGTAGACGGCGCCGCTGACGTAGTTGTAGTTGATGCTGGCCGGGGCGCTGCTGATGTTCTTCACCTGGGCCGGCAGGTTGGTGCCGGGCGAGCAGTTCGTGTAGTGGCAGCCCACGTAGATGGACGGGTAGGAGACCGGGGCGCCGCTGGTGTTCCCCGTGCCGTCCTGCCGGGTGATGGAGAAACCGGTGGAGGTGACGTTGATGCACTGCTGTGCGCTGGTGCCCCAGCGGTTGTTCTGCACGACGTACTTGCCGCCGATGGTGGTGGACCCGTACTGGTCACAGATCTGGGTGTCGGCGGAGGCGGTGCCGCCGAGAGCGACGGCGACGAGCGTGCCGGCGGCCATCAGGCCGGCGGCCGCGAGGGCCCTCAGGGGACGCTTCATGATGCTCCTTGGCTTCGGCGCGCGGCGCCGGTGTTCGGGACGGGACAGGGGCCGGGAGCGCTCCCAAGCCCAGCCAACACATTTACATGCTTGAAACTGCCGCGCAACGGGGTGAGGTGCCGGAAGCAGCGGTCCGTTCACCCTTCCGAACGGGGTTCTAAAAGTCCTCGCCGAGCAGGGCCCGCGCCGCGCGCGCCTGGGCCGCCGCCGCGCGCAACGCCACCGCCACCCGTCGTTGCGTCGCCGGCCCCAGCCGGTTGACCGGCGCCACCACCGCGAGCGCGTCCAGCGCGGGGTCCCGCAGGGGCAGCGCCACCGCCACCCCGACCAACCCCGGCCCGCTCTCCTCCTCCACCACCGCCCAGCCCCGCCGGCGGACGGCGGCGAGCTGGGCGCGCAGCTCCTCGGGGCGGGTGGTGGTCCGCTCGGTGAGCGCCGGCAGCGGCCAGCTGAGCAGCCGGTCCACCGCGTCGTCCGACAGTTGGGCGAGCAGCGCCCGGCCGGCCGCGGTGGCGTGTGCCGGCAACCGGGCGCCGAGCGGCACGTGTGGTCGCAGCGTGTGGGCCGACTCCCGCTTGGCCAGCACCACCACCGCGTCGCCGGCGCGCCGGCACAGCAGCACGGTCTCGCCGAACCGGGCGGCGAGCTGGTCCAGCAGCACCCCGAGCGACCCACCCGCGTCCGTGCCGGCCAGATACGCCGCCCCGACCTGGAGCGACCGCAGGCCCAGGCCGAACCGGGTCCCGGTGGGGTCGGCCGCGATCCAGCCGCGGGCGAGCAGGGTGTGCAGGATGCCGTGCAGGCTGCTCTTGGGGATGCCCAGGCTCCGGCTCAGCTCCACCAGCGACCGGGGCCCGGCCGGGTCGGCGAGGGCCTCCAGCACGTCGAGGGCGCGACCCGCCGACTTCACCGGGTGTCGTGCCTCGCCTGCCGCCACGGCGGCCACTCTAGTGACCATCAATACGTCGGGGGAGCCTCCGGCGCCGACGGAACGACGTTCAGCAGGCCGGTCAGGGTTTCCGGAAGGCGGGAGAGGCGGTCGAGCCGGGCTGATCAGCCCTGGTGTGTACCGATTGCGACGAGTAATGTCTTGCCTCCAACGCGTGCCGAACCCCTCCCGGAGGCGTACCCAACGATGGGTGGTTCCCCTCTGCGCATCCTCGTCGTCGGCGCGGGCATCGCCGGTCTCGCCGTGGCCCGAGCCCTGCGCCTGGCGGGATTCCGGCCCGACGTCACCGAGAAGCTGCCCCCCACCGAGCGGGGCGACACCGGCCTGTACCTGCCGGGCAACGCGGCGCGGGCGCTGCGCCGACTCGACCTGGACGGCCCGGTGCGACCGCTCGGCCACGTCATCCACCGCCAGCGCTTCCTCGACGCCGCCGGCGCGCCGCTCTGCGAGGTCGACCTCGACGCCCTCTGGGCCGGGGTGGGGGAGTGCCGCGCCCTGCCCCGCGCCGAACTGCACCGGGTGCTGCTCACCGGGGCCGGCGGCGCAGTCCGGCACGGTGCCGAGATCAGCACCGTCGAGCCGCTGCCCGGCGGCGTCGCGGTCGGCTTCACCGACGGCACATCCGGGGAGTACGACCTGGTCATCGGTGCCGACGGGCCGCGCTCGACGGTACGCACCCTGGCCGCGCTCGGCGGCCCGCCGCGCCCCGTCGGGCAGGTGGTCTACCGGGCGGTGGTCCGGGGTGGCCCGCCGGTCGCGGACTGGACCGCACTACTCGGCGAGCGCGCCGGCTTCCTGGTGGTGCCGATCGGCGCCGGCGCGCTGCACTGCTACGCCGACGAGGCCGGCACCGCGCTGCCGGCCGACCCCCCGGCCCGGCTGCGCGAGCTGTTCGGCGGCTACGGCGGCCCGGTGCCCGACGTCCTCGACGTGCTGGAGACGGTGCACGTCGAGCTGACCGAGGAGGTCGAGCTGGGGCGCTGGTTCCACGGCCGGGTGCTGCTCGTCGGTGACGCCGCGCACGCCACCGCGCCGACCCTGTCCCAGGGGGCCGCGATGGCGCTGGAGGACGCGGTGGTGCTCGCCGAGTCGCTGCGGGCCGCCGGCAGCGTGGAGGCCGCGCTGATCGCGTACGAGAGCCGGCGACGGCCGCGTACCCGATGGGTGCGGGACCGGACCCGGGACCGCAACCGGACCCGCGACGTGCCGCCCGCGCTGCGCGACCCGTTGCTACGCGGACGTGGCCGGCGCATCTTCCAGGAGCACTACCGACTTCTCGTGGACCCGCTCTGAGGCACTGTGCCAGGCGGCGGGGATCGTAGCCGCCCACCCCCGGCGGCGCTGCCACCTGCCGGGGACTATCCTCCTTGCGGATGACGGCTGCGCAGATGAACAGCGTTTGCCGAGCGGGACAACCCAGAACCGGAGGCCACTCGTGACCACCGTCGCACCCAAGCCGGTCGTGACCCGGCCCTGGCCGGTCCGCGAGCCGGTCAAGGGGTCGGCCCTCGCGCGGCTGCTGCGGACCACGGACGCGAAGCAGATCGGGATCATGTACATGGTCACCGCGTTCGCGTTCTTCCTTATCGGCGGCCTGATGGCCCTGATCATGCGCGCCGAGCTGGCGCAGCCGGGCCTGCAGTTCCTGTCGCCCGAGCAGTACAACCAGCTCTTCACCATGCACGGCACGATCATGCTGCTGTTCTTCGCGACGCCGATCGTGTTCGCCTTCGCGAACTACGTGGTGCCGCTGCAGATCGGCGCGCCCGACGTGGCGTTCCCCCGGCTGAACTCGTTCGCCTACTGGCTGTACCTGTTCGGCGGCACCATGGCCACCGCCGGGTTCATCGCGCCGGGCGGTGCGGCCGACTTCGGCTGGACGGCGTACGCGCCGCTGAGCACCGCGGAGCACTCGCCGGGCGTCGGCGCCAACCTGTGGGTGATCGGTCTGGTCATCTCCGGCCTGGGCACCATCCTCGGCTCGGTCAACCTGATCACCACGATCCTGACCCTGCGCGCCCCCGGCATGACCATGTTCCGGATGCCGATCTTCACCTGGAACATGCTGGTCACCAGCCTGCTGGCCATCCTGATCTTCCCGCTGCTGGCCGCCGCGCTGCTGGCGGTCGCCTCGGACCGCCTGATCGGCACCCACGTGTACGACCCGGCCACCGGTGGCCCGATGCTGTACCAGCACCTGTTCTGGTTCTTCGGGCACCCCGAGGTCTACATCATCGCGCTGCCGTTCTTCGGCATCATCTCCGAGATCATCCCGGTCTTCTCCCGGAAGCCGATCTTCGGTTACAAGGGTCTCGTCGCCGCGACCGTCGCCATCGCCGCCCTGTCGATGAGCGTCTGGGCGCACCACATGTTCTCCACCGGCCAGGTGCTGCTGCCGTTCTTCAGCTTCCTCAGCTACCTGATCGCCGTGCCGACCGGTATGAAGTTCTTCAACTGGATCGGCACCATGTGGCGGGGCCAGATCACCTTCGAGACGCCGATGCTCTTCGCCATCGGCTTCCTGGTCACCTTCCTCTTCGGTGGTCTCACCGGCGTGCTGCTCGCCAGCCCGCCGCTGGACTTCCACATCCACGACTCGTACTTCGTGGTGGCGCACTTCCACTACGTGCTCTTCGGCACGATCGTGTTCGCCGTCTTCGGCGGCATCTACTTCTGGTTCCCGAAGATGTTCGGCCGGATGCTCGACGAGCGGCTCGGCAAGATCCACTTCTGGCTCACCATGGTCGGCTTCCACACCACGTTCCTGGTGCAACACTGGCTGGGCAACGAGGGCATGCCCCGCCGGTACGCCGACTACCTGCCGGGCGACGGCTTCACCACGCTGAACACGATCTCCACCATCGGCGCGTTCATCACCGGTATCTCGACCCTGCCGTTCATCTACAACTGCTGGAAGTCCTACAAGGCCGGTCCGGTGGTCGAGGTCGACGACCCGTGGGGCTACGGCAACTCGCTCGAGTGGGCCACCAGCTCGCCGCCGCCGCTGCGTAACTTCGACCGGATGCCGCGGATCCGCTCCGAGCGGCCGGCGTTCGACCTCAAGTTCCCGGAGCTGGCCGCCGGGGTGCCCGCCCTGGCCGGCCCGCCCGAGGGTGGCGCCAAGCCGCTGACCAGCGAGGCCGACGGCGGTGCCAGCTACGTGGAGGACACCAGCGGCAACCGCGACCAGCGCTGACGATCGCAGGGCAGAGGCCCCTTCGCACCGGAAACGGTGGGAAGGGGCCTCTCTCGTCTGCCGGCCGCCCCGGTCGTGGCCGGCCGAGCGCGTCAGGGTGCCCCGAAGGCTGATCCACTCCGTGTACGGCATGTGGCGGTCTCCGGGCGACGGGGGACCGCTACATGCCGCACACCGAGACGATCACGCCGGAGCGTGCCCGGCGGGCGCGGGGTGGCGAGCCGGTCAGGCCGGCGGCGCGTAGGTGTCGAGGAACTTTGTCACCCGGTCGCGGATCTCGACGCTGCCACCTTCGCCGAGCAGATTCACCCCGTGCGCGCTGGTCGGCACCAGCACCAACTGCCGCTGCGTGCTCTGCGGGGTGGCGGCATACATCTGCCGGGCCGACTCCGAGAAGCTCGGCTCCAGCTCACCCGCGCCGTACAGGACCGGGGCGGTGATCTTCGGAGCTGCCGCGGCGGCGTCCGCGTCCTGGTAGCTGGACGGTGACGAGAGGGCGATGACGGCGACCGGCGGCGGGCTGAGGGTCGGCGTGGCGGCCAGCACCGCGGCACCACCCATGGACCCGCCGGCCAGCACGATCCGGCTGGCACCGTCAGCCCGCAACGCGCTGGCCGCCGCCTCCACCTGCCGGGCCAACGGCACCCCGTGACCCCGCGAGACGCCGTTCCCGGCGAAGTCGAAGGCGAGCACCCGGTAGCCCCGGTCGGCCAGCGTGCGCCCGAAGGGCAGCCACTGGCAGACGTCGCCGGCCGCCATGTGCGCCAGCACCACCCCGGTGGCCCCGGAGCCGAGAACGATCCCGCCCAGTTCGGCGTCGATCTCCTTGCCGAACTCGACCTGCCGGCCGTCCCCGACGAACTCGGGGCAGCCGCTGCCCGCGTTGAGTCCGGTCGGCTGCGTCGGCGGCGGAGGGTCGGCGCTACAGGCGACCATCCCCACGGAGAGGGCAACGGCGATCAGGCGGAGGGCGGCGAGCTTCATGACGGCTCCTCGGGACGTGATGGAAGCGCTCCCATTCTTCCCGTCCGAGGGCTTCGCGGGTGATCCCGCTCGCGACTACCGTGTCGAAGCCGTTACCGCCGGGCCGAGCGGATCCGGCCCGGCCGCCCGGTCCGCGGGCACCGGCGCGTCCTCCGGCCGGTCGGCCACCGCCCGCCGCTCGCGCAGCTCGACGAGCAGCACGACGAGTGCGACGAGCAGCCCGATCGTGCCGGTCGCCGCGAAGCCCCAGAGCGGCGCCGAGGCGTCGATCACCGCGCCGGCGAGCGGGGCACCCACCGCGATCCCGACCGTCACGGCGGAGCCGTGCAGGCCCATCGCCTCACCGCGTACGGCCGCCGGGGCGAGCCGGCTGACCGCGTCGGAGGTCGAGGCGATCGTCGGCGCGCAGAGCGCCCCGGCCGGGATCAGCGCCAGGCAGAGCAGCCACCAGTGCGCCCCACCCAGCCCGACCGGGATCGTGGTGAGGCTGAGCATCGCCATCAGCACCAGCGGGGAGAACGTACGGCTGACCGCGCCGTACGCGAAGCCGCCGACCAGCGACACCATCGCCCACACGGTCAGTACGGCCCCGGTCCACCCGACCTCGCCGCCGGCGCGCAGCATGGCGACCACCGCCACGTCCGTGCCGCCGAGCACCAGGGTGGCGGCCGTACTCACCGCCAGCACGGCGAGCAGGCGGGGCGTCAGCCACTCGCGGCGGGGCACCTTCCGGTACGGGCCGGCCGGCTCGTCGGCGCCCCGGGTGGGCGGGTTGAGCAGCCAGAAACAGATCCCGGAGGAGACGATCCCGGCACCGACCGCCCACATGGTGACGCGCGGGGAGATGGCGGTCGCCAGCGCCACGGCCAGCGCCGGGCCGACCATGAACGACAGCTCCACCGACATCGAGTCCAGCGCGTACGCCGGGCGACGCCGGTCAGCCGGCACCAGCGCGGCGACCGACTGGCGGACCACCGAGAAGACCGGCAGCGCGACCAGCCCGGCCAGGAACGCGGCCGGCAGCAGCACCAGGTACGACAGCGTCGGCGCGGTGGCCCAGAAGACGCCTTCGGCGACCGTGGTCAGCACGAGCACCGGGCGCAGCCCGCGCCGGTCGACCAGCCGACCGAGCAGCGGGGAACCGAGCGCGGAGCCGACGGTCGACGCGGCGCCGACCAGCCCGGCGGCGCCGTACCCCCGGTCGAGGTCGAGCAGGACGTGGAAGGTGAGCGCCACCGCGGTCGCGGTGAGCGGGATGCGGG
This region includes:
- a CDS encoding alpha/beta hydrolase family protein, giving the protein MKLAALRLIAVALSVGMVACSADPPPPTQPTGLNAGSGCPEFVGDGRQVEFGKEIDAELGGIVLGSGATGVVLAHMAAGDVCQWLPFGRTLADRGYRVLAFDFAGNGVSRGHGVPLARQVEAAASALRADGASRIVLAGGSMGGAAVLAATPTLSPPPVAVIALSSPSSYQDADAAAAAPKITAPVLYGAGELEPSFSESARQMYAATPQSTQRQLVLVPTSAHGVNLLGEGGSVEIRDRVTKFLDTYAPPA
- a CDS encoding aldo/keto reductase; translation: MTSPEQPTAVLPGEVRMPLLGFGTWQATGEAGYDAVLAALDAGYRHIDTATMYGNEREVGRAVKESGLRREDVFITTKLPPEAVGRERETIEASLAALDTDYVDLWLIHWPPTSPGEGIPVWRELLAARDENMARAVGVSNHSIDQIDELIQATEENPAVNQIRWNPTLYDRHVLAAHRDRGVVLEGYSPLRDTDLSDPVLVRIAAAHNASPAQVVLRWHIDHEIVVIPKSVHPDRIRANADVFRFSLSAEEMRDIDALGT
- a CDS encoding GH12 family glycosyl hydrolase domain-containing protein, translating into MKRPLRALAAAGLMAAGTLVAVALGGTASADTQICDQYGSTTIGGKYVVQNNRWGTSAQQCINVTSTGFSITRQDGTGNTSGAPVSYPSIYVGCHYTNCSPGTNLPAQVKNISSAPASINYNYVSGAVYDAAYDIWLDPSPKKDGVNQMEIMIWFNRQGPIQPIGSVVGTANLAGRSWEVWRGSNGSNNVISYVSSSAIPSLSFDAMTFINDTRSRGAITTDWYLTSIQAGFEPWQGGVGLAVTSFSQSVNTGGTPPTTAPPTTAPPTTPPPTGGCTVKYTPNSWNNGFTADVQITNNGSSTINGWTLTYNLPSGQQITSSWNATVTQSGSAVTAKNVSHNGTLTPGASTAFGYQGTLSGTYSSPTSFSLNGTACSRA
- a CDS encoding FAD-dependent monooxygenase; protein product: MGGSPLRILVVGAGIAGLAVARALRLAGFRPDVTEKLPPTERGDTGLYLPGNAARALRRLDLDGPVRPLGHVIHRQRFLDAAGAPLCEVDLDALWAGVGECRALPRAELHRVLLTGAGGAVRHGAEISTVEPLPGGVAVGFTDGTSGEYDLVIGADGPRSTVRTLAALGGPPRPVGQVVYRAVVRGGPPVADWTALLGERAGFLVVPIGAGALHCYADEAGTALPADPPARLRELFGGYGGPVPDVLDVLETVHVELTEEVELGRWFHGRVLLVGDAAHATAPTLSQGAAMALEDAVVLAESLRAAGSVEAALIAYESRRRPRTRWVRDRTRDRNRTRDVPPALRDPLLRGRGRRIFQEHYRLLVDPL
- the ctaD gene encoding cytochrome c oxidase subunit I, whose translation is MTTVAPKPVVTRPWPVREPVKGSALARLLRTTDAKQIGIMYMVTAFAFFLIGGLMALIMRAELAQPGLQFLSPEQYNQLFTMHGTIMLLFFATPIVFAFANYVVPLQIGAPDVAFPRLNSFAYWLYLFGGTMATAGFIAPGGAADFGWTAYAPLSTAEHSPGVGANLWVIGLVISGLGTILGSVNLITTILTLRAPGMTMFRMPIFTWNMLVTSLLAILIFPLLAAALLAVASDRLIGTHVYDPATGGPMLYQHLFWFFGHPEVYIIALPFFGIISEIIPVFSRKPIFGYKGLVAATVAIAALSMSVWAHHMFSTGQVLLPFFSFLSYLIAVPTGMKFFNWIGTMWRGQITFETPMLFAIGFLVTFLFGGLTGVLLASPPLDFHIHDSYFVVAHFHYVLFGTIVFAVFGGIYFWFPKMFGRMLDERLGKIHFWLTMVGFHTTFLVQHWLGNEGMPRRYADYLPGDGFTTLNTISTIGAFITGISTLPFIYNCWKSYKAGPVVEVDDPWGYGNSLEWATSSPPPLRNFDRMPRIRSERPAFDLKFPELAAGVPALAGPPEGGAKPLTSEADGGASYVEDTSGNRDQR
- a CDS encoding MFS transporter, whose product is MNLKPYREALALPGLRSLLLVSVLARIPLTATAVALTFHVLLDLDRGYGAAGLVGAASTVGSALGSPLLGRLVDRRGLRPVLVLTTVAEGVFWATAPTLSYLVLLPAAFLAGLVALPVFSVVRQSVAALVPADRRRPAYALDSMSVELSFMVGPALAVALATAISPRVTMWAVGAGIVSSGICFWLLNPPTRGADEPAGPYRKVPRREWLTPRLLAVLAVSTAATLVLGGTDVAVVAMLRAGGEVGWTGAVLTVWAMVSLVGGFAYGAVSRTFSPLVLMAMLSLTTIPVGLGGAHWWLLCLALIPAGALCAPTIASTSDAVSRLAPAAVRGEAMGLHGSAVTVGIAVGAPLAGAVIDASAPLWGFAATGTIGLLVALVVLLVELRERRAVADRPEDAPVPADRAAGPDPLGPAVTASTR
- a CDS encoding IclR family transcriptional regulator, with protein sequence MAAGEARHPVKSAGRALDVLEALADPAGPRSLVELSRSLGIPKSSLHGILHTLLARGWIAADPTGTRFGLGLRSLQVGAAYLAGTDAGGSLGVLLDQLAARFGETVLLCRRAGDAVVVLAKRESAHTLRPHVPLGARLPAHATAAGRALLAQLSDDAVDRLLSWPLPALTERTTTRPEELRAQLAAVRRRGWAVVEEESGPGLVGVAVALPLRDPALDALAVVAPVNRLGPATQRRVAVALRAAAAQARAARALLGEDF